From the Quercus lobata isolate SW786 chromosome 6, ValleyOak3.0 Primary Assembly, whole genome shotgun sequence genome, one window contains:
- the LOC115949785 gene encoding uncharacterized protein LOC115949785: MGLLEDSELQELLTKRPLEDMRQLMRRIEEYKRLEDDRLQNKGKALLLGRSRQDIIPARPKKDFRMQEPEAQIEGVNVALKEPVHKILDRIKNESFFRWLNKMGGNLSWRNQNLYCTYHWDKGHTTEQCRVLKDHLGQLVKAGYLKEFVVDSADREADQGVQQKRNPLPPPLGVIEVIHTTPRGTAAAKGVLTVACTEGESPEKRMKVGRLTISFGEEDLEGTIQPHDDALVVTARISGFLVKRVMIDQGSGADVMYPDLFEGLRLKSQDLAKYDTLLVSFDGRVVVPEGQISLSVDMEGKEVIVTFIVVRSFSLYIAILGRPWIHAMKAVPSTLHVKVKFPTEYGVAVVRGNQRVARQCLVAAVRWKSE, translated from the coding sequence atggggctccTCGAAGATTCTGAATTACAGGAGTTGTTGACGAAAAGACCTctcgaggatatgaggcaacttatGAGACGCATTGAGGAGTATAAACGCCTGGAAGATGATCGGCTGCAAAATAAGGGGAAAGCCTTGTTACTCGGGAGATCTCGGCAGGACATTATCCCGGCAAGACCGAAAAAAGATTTCAGGATGCAGGAACCAGAGGCGCAAATTGAAGGAGTTAATGTGGCTTTGAAAGAGCCTGTGCACAAAATTCTAGATCGGATTAAGAACGAATCGTTCTTCAGGTGGCTGAACAAAATGGGGGGTAACCTATCTTGGAGGAACCAAAACTTGTATTGCACATACCATTGGGACAAAgggcacaccaccgagcagtgtcgggtactaaaagatcatctcgggcAGCTAGTAAAAGCAGGGTATCTGAAAGAGTTTGTAGTGGACTCCGCAGACCGGGAGGCCGACCAGGGTGTTCAGCAGAAAAGGAATCCCCTCCCACCACCGCTGGGAGTGATCGAAGTCATCCACACTACCCCGAGAGGTACAGCAGCAGCTAAAGGGGTACTGACAGTGGCTTGCACGGAAGGAGAATCACCCGAGAAGAGGATGAAAGTTGGTCGGCTAACCATCTCTTTCGGCGAAGAAGACTTGGAAGGGACGATCCAACCTCATGATGATGCGTTGGTAGTAACAGCTCGGATAAGCGGGTTCTTGGTGAAAAGAGTGATGATAGACCAAGGAAGCGGAGCCGATGTGATGTACCCGGATCTGTTCGAAGGGCTCCGATTGAAGAGTcaggatttggcgaagtatgacaCGCTGCTGGTCTCGTTTGACGGAAGAGTCGTGGTTCCCGAAGGGCAAATTTCTCTCTcggtggacatggaaggcaaggaaGTAATAGTGACCTTCATAGTAGTCCGGTCGTTCTCACTGTACATtgcaatcctgggaaggccgtggattcacgcaaTGAAGGCCGTTCCGTCTACCCTACATGTGAAAGTGAAATTTCCCACCGAGTATGGAGTCGCCGTAGTGCGAGGGAACCAACGAGTGGCTAGGCAGTGTCTTGTCGCCGCGGTTAGGTGGAAGAGCGAATAG